In Desulfomonilia bacterium, one genomic interval encodes:
- a CDS encoding indolepyruvate oxidoreductase subunit beta: MSAIVKDPYNVIITGVGGQGNVIASRMLGNILAKKGYTITIGETFGVSQRGGSVMSHIRISARGTWSPQMPKGKADLIVALEPIESLRVMAGYGNPSTKVLSNSRPVYPVGVIAGDQKYPSREELNDALLKLTSDVKFVDATDEALKLGEPILSNVIMMGAIAGLDDLPFDTPDFIEVMAGTFKKEKQEINIKAFELGKELVIKA; encoded by the coding sequence ATGAGCGCTATCGTGAAAGACCCTTACAACGTTATAATCACTGGCGTCGGCGGGCAGGGTAATGTTATCGCATCGCGCATGCTGGGCAATATTCTCGCAAAAAAAGGTTATACAATAACGATTGGCGAAACCTTCGGCGTATCCCAGCGCGGAGGCTCGGTCATGAGCCATATCAGGATCTCCGCCAGAGGCACATGGAGCCCCCAGATGCCAAAAGGAAAGGCCGACCTCATCGTTGCGCTGGAGCCCATCGAATCACTCAGGGTCATGGCGGGCTACGGCAATCCGTCGACAAAGGTGCTCAGCAATTCGAGGCCGGTCTATCCGGTGGGCGTCATAGCGGGAGATCAGAAATACCCGAGCAGGGAAGAGCTTAATGACGCGCTCTTGAAGCTGACCTCGGACGTGAAATTCGTCGATGCAACAGACGAGGCGCTCAAGCTTGGCGAACCGATTCTGAGCAATGTAATAATGATGGGGGCGATAGCCGGACTCGATGATCTGCCTTTCGACACACCTGACTTTATCGAGGTCATGGCAGGGACATTCAAAAAGGAAAAGCAGGAAATAAATATAAAGGCATTCGAACTGGGCAAGGAGCTTGTGATAAAGGCATAA
- a CDS encoding PAS domain S-box protein, whose amino-acid sequence MEKVKPVSLNADFYRKLIEDANIIIFRMALPEGKFEYVSPGCIEITGYEPQEFYDDPMLIRKFIHPDWQPVLQERFNEILMGEIKPFYEYKIIHKSGVEKWIHHKNVVEYGSDGRPVAIESVITDVSGLKKIEVELAASENKFRLAFNNSPNILAISSIDDGVFIEVNDNFEKILGWRREDITGKSAFELGLVRDKARRDELIEIIKRDGHISSYEIEMITKSGEIRTGEFSAEIIDVNNKKCLIMQVNDITERKKVEKALKESREQYRHLIYNFPDGIIIHKEGKILYGNPAAMKLFGSMNPEDYAGKTMFDFVPENSHGLLMERRRQFKEGKTPPQIEIKCLDIKGNLIDVAITVSHVYFKGEKAVMTIFHDITDRKKIEEALFRSEQQYRLISENMQDTLWLMDMDFKTVWISPSVVKTRGFTLEELQSMPIDRHLTPESYDIAMKILAEELTPERLADRDCEISRMVELEFICKDGTIFTGEIRMTLLRDSGGKPIGFLGVGRDISERKKAENEKQLMEKQIQQAQKLESIGVLAGGIAHDFNNMLTAIIGNSELALLDISETSPAVQRLQNVIKVAMSAAGLCKQMLAYSGKGAFQMVPINLTGLIREMEQMLIASISKKAKLDLILDEKIPFIKADLPQIQQIIMNLVINSSEAIGEDTGTITIMTRQIECSGEYLKTLDLGDEMVEGVYVCMEISDTGCGMDRETMGKIFDPFFTTKFTGRGLGLAAVLGIVRSHKGALKIYSEPGRGTTFKIFFPATEPFTGTNKVKAEQEQTWQGSGTIMLVDDDDQIRNVCKKMLERIGFDVITAVDGKDALDVFRRNRDKIRCVILDMTMPIMDGKEAYGELMLIDPDVRVIISSGYNGIEVMNSFKEKGPDGFIQKPYQFENMKEELKKVLGR is encoded by the coding sequence ATGGAGAAGGTAAAGCCGGTTTCCTTGAATGCTGATTTTTACAGAAAGCTTATCGAGGACGCCAATATAATAATCTTTAGAATGGCCCTGCCTGAAGGAAAATTCGAGTATGTAAGCCCTGGGTGTATCGAGATAACAGGCTATGAACCGCAGGAATTCTATGACGATCCCATGCTCATCAGAAAGTTTATCCACCCTGATTGGCAGCCTGTTCTGCAAGAGCGGTTCAATGAAATCTTAATGGGTGAGATAAAGCCCTTTTATGAATATAAGATAATCCATAAGTCGGGAGTGGAAAAATGGATTCACCATAAAAATGTTGTTGAATATGGAAGCGACGGCAGACCTGTAGCAATTGAAAGCGTTATAACCGATGTATCCGGGCTGAAAAAAATTGAGGTTGAACTTGCTGCATCCGAAAACAAGTTTCGCCTGGCATTCAATAACTCTCCCAATATCCTTGCTATAAGCAGTATTGATGATGGCGTTTTTATCGAAGTCAATGACAACTTTGAAAAGATACTGGGCTGGAGGCGTGAAGATATTACAGGCAAATCGGCTTTTGAGCTTGGACTTGTAAGGGATAAAGCCAGAAGGGACGAACTGATTGAGATAATCAAAAGGGATGGCCATATAAGCAGTTATGAAATCGAGATGATTACAAAATCCGGCGAGATAAGGACGGGCGAATTTTCCGCAGAGATAATTGATGTAAACAATAAGAAGTGCCTCATTATGCAGGTCAATGACATAACAGAACGTAAGAAGGTGGAGAAGGCTCTCAAAGAAAGCAGGGAACAGTACAGGCATCTGATATACAATTTTCCAGACGGCATAATCATTCACAAAGAAGGTAAAATCCTGTACGGCAATCCTGCTGCAATGAAGCTCTTCGGATCAATGAATCCTGAAGACTATGCCGGTAAAACCATGTTTGATTTTGTCCCGGAAAATTCTCATGGCCTCCTGATGGAGCGCAGAAGACAGTTCAAGGAAGGAAAAACACCGCCGCAGATTGAAATTAAGTGTTTAGACATCAAAGGAAATTTGATTGATGTCGCGATAACCGTAAGTCATGTCTATTTCAAGGGTGAAAAGGCTGTCATGACCATCTTTCATGATATCACCGACCGAAAAAAAATCGAAGAGGCCCTCTTCAGAAGTGAACAGCAGTATCGTTTGATATCTGAAAATATGCAGGATACGTTGTGGTTGATGGATATGGATTTTAAAACAGTCTGGATCAGCCCTTCGGTGGTAAAAACCAGGGGTTTCACCCTGGAGGAATTGCAGTCCATGCCTATTGACCGGCATTTGACACCAGAGTCTTATGATATCGCCATGAAAATTCTGGCTGAAGAACTGACCCCTGAACGTCTCGCTGACAGGGATTGTGAGATATCCAGAATGGTTGAGCTCGAATTTATCTGCAAGGACGGCACGATATTTACAGGCGAGATCAGAATGACTCTTCTGAGGGATTCGGGAGGCAAACCCATCGGCTTTCTGGGAGTCGGACGCGACATTTCGGAAAGAAAGAAGGCAGAGAACGAGAAGCAGCTGATGGAAAAGCAGATCCAGCAGGCCCAGAAACTCGAGAGCATAGGCGTGCTGGCAGGAGGTATTGCCCATGACTTCAACAACATGCTTACGGCAATAATAGGTAATTCGGAACTCGCTCTTTTGGACATCTCTGAGACGTCCCCGGCCGTACAGCGGTTGCAGAATGTTATTAAGGTGGCAATGAGCGCTGCGGGCCTGTGCAAACAGATGCTCGCATATTCGGGGAAGGGTGCTTTCCAGATGGTACCGATCAATCTGACCGGACTCATTCGCGAGATGGAGCAGATGCTTATAGCCTCGATATCCAAGAAGGCGAAACTTGATCTGATTCTCGATGAAAAGATTCCATTCATAAAAGCCGATCTGCCGCAGATCCAGCAGATAATAATGAATCTTGTAATAAACTCAAGCGAGGCTATAGGAGAAGATACGGGCACTATTACCATTATGACCCGACAGATTGAATGCAGCGGTGAATATCTGAAGACATTGGATCTGGGTGATGAGATGGTTGAGGGTGTTTATGTCTGTATGGAGATATCGGACACAGGCTGCGGCATGGACAGGGAAACCATGGGCAAAATCTTTGACCCTTTCTTCACGACGAAATTCACGGGCAGAGGGCTGGGCCTCGCTGCAGTACTCGGTATAGTGAGGAGCCATAAGGGTGCCCTGAAAATATACAGCGAACCGGGCAGGGGCACGACATTCAAAATCTTCTTCCCGGCAACAGAACCTTTCACGGGCACAAACAAGGTAAAGGCTGAACAGGAGCAGACCTGGCAGGGAAGCGGCACAATAATGCTGGTTGATGATGATGATCAGATCAGAAACGTTTGTAAAAAGATGCTGGAGCGAATCGGTTTTGATGTGATAACTGCCGTTGACGGCAAGGACGCGCTCGACGTTTTCAGGAGGAACAGGGATAAGATAAGATGCGTCATACTGGATATGACCATGCCGATAATGGACGGAAAAGAGGCCTATGGCGAACTTATGCTTATTGATCCTGATGTCAGGGTGATAATAAGCAGCGGCTATAACGGGATCGAAGTGATGAACAGCTTCAAGGAGAAGGGTCCGGACGGCTTCATCCAGAAGCCTTACCAGTTTGAAAATATGAAAGAGGAACTCAAAAAAGTTCTGGGCAGATGA
- a CDS encoding PAS domain S-box protein, with translation MGWNMTRLLCLLWSCMVLTAASGKSITTGELKVDKAEEKRVLILYTYNYNQPAQQQISAGLETARKVANLNPDDFIYEYLDISPPKTREQRLLLSRLLLDKYAGQRFDLIITVFNDALNFLLNEARNLSPGSPCLALYGQKRPHLERTGKPIFQSPLAFDVRGTLELALKLFPETRRVLFVSGKGDLDKSFEHKAMIDFGSWQKKLDFEYSSNMSVNNLLEHVRSLPPGTVVIYSRISSDITGNTYQPIDIAISLAQTSNAPVFCLATSQLGTGVIGGSMVDVQALSTMLGRILPSLMTDNPLPLEPASRFLKPMVDWQQIKRWGVNPGLIPDNALIINRPPTLWNQYKAVVVGTIAAFLVLAGLITALIIQNYRRRIAEKQARESESRYRILIERAPDAILVYDVDQQKFVDANASAERLFGCSRDELLESDPQRFYVKKQPDGRNPDESISDHSLRVLAGEDLQFDRIIHSANGRDLYCEVRVVRLPSENRKLIRASFIDVTERRQVEEALRENQKQLMEAQRLAHIGHWELDHTSNKITWSDEIFQIFEIDKQRSSLSYEVFMENIHPDDREMVITAFKQSMQTNKPYKLVHRLLFPDGRIKYVHEQGETYYSPDGEPIRSGGTVQDITELKHAEIEKMKLQEQLTTAQKMEAVGRLAGGVAHDFNNILSVIMGHTDLALQKTDDSMPVFANLKEIQNAAIRSADLTRQLLAFARKQTAIPKIMNMNESVEGMLKMLRRMIGEDIELIWKPEMGLWPVMIDPSQVDQLLANLCINARDAIAGVGKITIETRNILADEALCSRYADCMPGEYVMLAVSDNGSGMDKDTLDHIFEPFFTTKGAGQGTGLGLATVYGIVKQNEGFINVRSEQGKGSTFYIYLHRCKVENIEQITDRPEKPYAGHGETILIVEDDTAALYTGKTMLEHLGYTVLTASTPKEALLMAENHIDRISLLITDVIMPKMNGWELAKIITGMKPGLKCLFCSGYTADVISNRGMLEEGVNFLQKPYSIKDLAIKVRQAME, from the coding sequence ATGGGTTGGAACATGACACGATTGCTGTGCCTTCTCTGGTCCTGCATGGTGTTGACTGCAGCTTCCGGCAAATCCATAACCACGGGCGAATTGAAGGTCGACAAGGCTGAAGAAAAGCGTGTTCTGATCCTGTACACCTACAACTACAACCAACCCGCCCAACAACAGATATCAGCCGGGCTAGAAACTGCCAGAAAAGTCGCAAATCTCAACCCTGATGACTTCATATATGAATATTTGGACATCTCACCGCCTAAAACCCGGGAACAACGTCTTCTGCTCAGTCGGCTCTTGCTCGATAAATACGCCGGGCAACGATTTGATCTCATTATCACCGTTTTCAACGATGCCCTCAATTTCCTCCTTAACGAAGCCAGAAACCTCTCACCAGGGAGCCCGTGTCTAGCTCTTTACGGCCAGAAGAGACCGCATCTTGAGCGAACGGGCAAACCAATTTTTCAAAGCCCGTTGGCCTTCGATGTGCGTGGGACGCTGGAGCTTGCATTGAAACTTTTCCCCGAGACGCGCAGGGTCCTGTTTGTCTCCGGCAAGGGTGATCTTGACAAGTCATTCGAACACAAGGCCATGATTGATTTTGGCTCGTGGCAAAAAAAGCTGGATTTCGAATATTCCAGCAACATGTCTGTGAACAATCTTCTAGAGCATGTGAGAAGCCTGCCTCCAGGAACAGTGGTCATCTACTCTCGCATTTCATCGGACATTACCGGAAATACATATCAGCCGATCGATATAGCAATCAGTCTTGCCCAAACATCCAATGCACCTGTTTTCTGTCTTGCCACCTCGCAACTGGGTACCGGTGTCATCGGCGGCTCTATGGTTGACGTGCAAGCACTCAGCACCATGCTGGGGAGAATCCTGCCTTCCCTTATGACGGATAATCCGCTTCCTCTCGAACCTGCCTCGCGTTTTTTAAAACCAATGGTTGACTGGCAACAGATCAAACGTTGGGGTGTAAATCCAGGCCTCATTCCGGATAATGCCTTGATAATAAACCGCCCTCCGACTCTCTGGAACCAGTACAAAGCTGTTGTCGTCGGTACGATAGCCGCGTTTCTTGTTCTGGCCGGCCTGATTACAGCCTTAATCATACAGAACTATCGCCGCAGGATTGCAGAGAAACAGGCACGTGAAAGCGAATCCCGTTACCGCATCCTCATCGAACGGGCACCTGATGCCATTTTAGTATATGATGTGGATCAGCAGAAATTTGTGGATGCAAACGCCAGTGCGGAAAGGCTTTTTGGTTGCAGCCGAGATGAACTTCTCGAATCTGATCCGCAACGATTCTATGTAAAAAAGCAACCGGACGGACGCAATCCGGATGAGAGCATTTCAGATCACAGTTTGCGGGTTCTGGCAGGAGAAGATCTTCAATTTGATCGAATTATTCACAGTGCCAATGGCAGGGATCTGTACTGCGAGGTTCGCGTTGTCCGATTGCCTTCCGAAAACAGGAAACTGATTCGTGCCAGTTTCATCGACGTCACGGAACGCAGACAGGTGGAAGAGGCTCTCCGCGAAAACCAGAAACAACTGATGGAAGCCCAACGGCTTGCCCATATCGGTCATTGGGAACTCGATCATACGTCCAATAAAATCACCTGGTCAGATGAGATTTTCCAGATATTCGAGATAGACAAACAACGTTCAAGTTTGTCCTATGAGGTATTTATGGAGAACATCCACCCTGATGACCGCGAAATGGTCATAACCGCATTCAAGCAATCCATGCAAACCAATAAACCATATAAACTGGTCCACAGGCTGCTGTTTCCTGACGGGCGGATAAAATATGTGCATGAACAGGGCGAGACATATTACAGCCCTGATGGAGAACCGATACGCTCAGGCGGGACCGTACAGGACATCACCGAACTCAAACATGCGGAAATTGAAAAGATGAAACTCCAGGAACAATTGACAACAGCGCAAAAGATGGAGGCGGTGGGCCGCCTGGCCGGAGGAGTGGCTCACGACTTCAACAATATACTCAGCGTCATTATGGGACATACCGATCTTGCACTTCAAAAAACCGATGATTCGATGCCCGTATTTGCCAATCTTAAGGAAATACAAAATGCGGCCATCCGGTCCGCCGATCTGACAAGACAGCTCCTCGCCTTTGCACGCAAACAAACCGCCATTCCGAAAATTATGAATATGAATGAGTCAGTGGAAGGCATGCTCAAGATGTTGCGGCGCATGATAGGTGAGGACATCGAACTGATCTGGAAGCCTGAAATGGGATTATGGCCGGTGATGATCGACCCCAGTCAGGTCGACCAGTTGCTGGCTAATTTATGCATCAATGCACGGGATGCAATCGCCGGTGTCGGGAAGATAACCATTGAGACTAGAAATATACTCGCGGATGAGGCCCTCTGCTCAAGATATGCGGACTGCATGCCAGGAGAATATGTGATGTTGGCCGTAAGTGACAATGGAAGCGGAATGGACAAAGATACACTTGATCATATCTTCGAGCCGTTTTTTACCACCAAGGGAGCCGGTCAGGGCACCGGCCTCGGTTTGGCTACAGTGTATGGAATCGTCAAACAGAATGAAGGATTCATCAACGTCCGCAGCGAGCAGGGCAAGGGATCGACATTTTATATTTACTTACACCGATGCAAGGTTGAGAATATTGAACAAATCACTGATAGACCTGAAAAACCATATGCCGGTCATGGTGAAACCATCCTGATTGTGGAAGATGACACGGCCGCATTGTATACAGGGAAGACAATGCTGGAACATCTGGGATATACCGTATTGACCGCCAGCACGCCAAAAGAGGCGCTTCTCATGGCCGAAAATCATATTGACCGGATATCTTTATTGATCACAGATGTGATTATGCCCAAGATGAATGGATGGGAATTGGCTAAAATAATCACCGGCATGAAACCCGGACTGAAATGCCTTTTCTGTTCCGGATATACGGCAGATGTCATATCCAACCGCGGTATGCTTGAAGAAGGGGTGAATTTCCTTCAAAAGCCGTACTCAATCAAAGATCTGGCAATCAAAGTCCGTCAAGCCATGGAATAA